Part of the Penicillium digitatum chromosome 4, complete sequence genome is shown below.
GGGGCCAAACCAAGCCGTAACCCTGCGCAGCGCGCATTTGCAACGGGCTATCTGACTTATTCGGGCGACCGAGGGAATCGACGTCGGCAAGCGCGAATGGGATGCTGCGACAGACGTCTGTGGTCATTTCGCAGATGAGGGCTTTCAGGGCCGGCTCGTCGAGAACGGAATCCATCTCTGCCTCGGAACTGCTGATATTCCGGGGATCAGAGACTTGCTTGTTGGCCGCTTTGATGGAGGTGAGTGTGCTGTTTAAACCGAGGAGAAGCTGCTGTACCATCACGCGCACTGCGCGGTAGTAGTTCCAGACAACGGCGTTGGAGAGGCGCTTGTAGGTTAGGAGAGGCTCGCCCTGTGGTGAGTAGACGACTAGTGGGAGCCAGCGGTCTGGGAGGGTTTGTGTCCACTGAGAGAGTTCGATGTCGCACTCGCGGCCGGCTGTGATCCATGATTCGACGGTAGCTTGATCGGGGGGTTTTGGCGAAGAGCTTATGTATAGGAATAACTGACAGAGCTTTGATGCAGAGAGTATGAGGCGCTCGGTTGGCCTGCTAATGTCTAGCATGCCGAGGACCAAGTCGATGTCGAAGCGAAGCGTATCTCCCAGCGCGAGGATTTCAACATACTGTACAACGGTCAGTCTAGGACCGATTTTAAGTCACAGATGCCAGGTCCCGATGTCAGAGCCTCACATCAAACCTACCGTGTGGGCATAAGCAAAAGTAAGCATATCTCGTCCACGCGGGTGATCTATCAGGGTGTTTCCACGGAGTTTCGTCAGGAACTCAAACCCGGCCGTATGCGAGCTAAACAGCCCATTACGCTCACCCGAGATATCCTCATACAGCGTAAGCAAAACAACCGAAGCAAACGTCTCGTCTTTGACCGCATTAACCGGCGACGCCAGCGCCTCCTGCAAACCCCGCAGTGCCCGCCCATAGCCCTGCCGCGCCTTATTCATAAGAGGTGGCGCATTCTTCGCATT
Proteins encoded:
- a CDS encoding C6 transcription factor, putative — encoded protein: MVYGGKPSTGCYLCRKRKIKCDEAHPECRNCIIYGRPCPGYRPDAVFRNETRKVERLVKSSASVNAHGNSDSQDSSSNPSSAMSAISHRQRASSHGKLHGKTALTLYSPADSSWEQRALCYFFDQYTIKADSEDGGHLEYLPPLYARELGRQSGESPSTCLRWAVEATALMTLANAKNAPPLMNKARQGYGRALRGLQEALASPVNAVKDETFASVVLLTLYEDISGERNGLFSSHTAGFEFLTKLRGNTLIDHPRGRDMLTFAYAHTYVEILALGDTLRFDIDLVLGMLDISRPTERLILSASKLCQLFLYISSSPKPPDQATVESWITAGRECDIELSQWTQTLPDRWLPLVVYSPQGEPLLTYKRLSNAVVWNYYRAVRVMVQQLLLGLNSTLTSIKAANKQVSDPRNISSSEAEMDSVLDEPALKALICEMTTDVCRSIPFALADVDSLGRPNKSDSPLQMRAAQGYGLVWPLWYILSSGMPTPAQIELIRTVLSRVGSTLGIKLALVLARELERRLG